Proteins co-encoded in one Calditrichota bacterium genomic window:
- a CDS encoding DNRLRE domain-containing protein, translating into MNRARLFSPFKFLAVFLLAGYLNGNASTTVSVPDTLLLLSDSLSHHSVGDVTGGTFMPEGGWKVSEPNSMIFYDLGTYITNGILEITVANFDPQVENTFRRHHVLSMYTNQWGEHHQIELLNTDWNFHTGFNYFDGVKLQSATYEENKQVILPRSQLSWDIHQTYRLKFVWQSDTVRFFRNDTLLIKIGQSHSFLLRYIFLGRDRTISGDYFTDYEYQQYPAMVGPIFSDLVVKKIIADSSNVSLKMNSFKLVSRYANAARLKWELSSKGISQLIYRSVGSVTWDSTAILGPPRKAFEYSIGGLAPAENYEARVILFNDDGSTNVSSPVYFQTTDSGIYLFKPKQDSFTEDVGIIGPYRNIANMGWLYLMTGKSRNTFLLFPSFPGGKIPNRASLRMHIRNKQGTISDICVSRVYSPWKESSITWESQPQIEDSCLSEVRGDNLMPGTWLTIPLHLESFTDSTLNLALTTRDTGWVSFDSRESLANQPELILDYGSEQRVKIELFSPPPNYKTRYPILNVSGKVSDSDVISVTINGTLCVPNDDSTFAGQIHLHEGGNLIQVTAVDFFGDVTQDTLFVTLDTTPPSLVNQSVPLITASSATLSWDTNEPSRGFVSYGLSTGREDTLRMDSSFTTSHKLNLINLIPKSDYKYYIYVSDSLGNLGVWGPYDFVTKEANQLKVSLTFDYFGDSTKVIDRVLVNFYADGQKVKVDTAANGSVNESNVIFKNTCELNWVKSDSLSSNSAIHMYDAALTALYSIGRMQLDSLQRIAADVDVGGSITMYDAAQIARFSVGLSVPKSSHVGQWKFLPDSLVITSPETLKCNCRVTGILLGDVHKDWQSESHLVKTVNSPGDKWVAQQVTLNRDTLVINIPLNVGDKRNHFSFLANVDYGPADLKFLGYSEYGSTKINIFQNPTQSGLKIGGFSTRPINGNSVRLRFLNGAQGNSVKIQGLRVLIDGEKIIDAAQINVEKEKRPGPHTFELFQNYPNPFNGNTQIQYVLPQKGWVTLVIFNQRGEAVKHILKKEMPAGMHKVFWNGTNDLGRKISSGLYFMRLTYNGQQKITKLLYIK; encoded by the coding sequence ATGAATCGTGCCAGACTTTTTTCTCCGTTTAAATTTTTGGCTGTTTTTCTGCTTGCCGGTTATTTAAATGGAAATGCCAGTACAACTGTCTCCGTGCCTGACACGCTTTTACTTTTAAGCGATTCTCTCAGCCACCATTCCGTGGGTGACGTTACGGGAGGAACGTTTATGCCTGAGGGCGGTTGGAAAGTGTCCGAGCCGAACAGCATGATTTTTTATGATCTGGGGACCTACATCACAAATGGTATTCTTGAAATAACGGTGGCGAATTTTGATCCCCAAGTTGAGAACACGTTTAGACGCCATCATGTGCTCTCCATGTATACCAACCAATGGGGCGAACATCACCAGATTGAACTATTAAACACCGATTGGAATTTTCATACCGGATTTAATTATTTTGACGGAGTAAAATTGCAATCGGCCACTTATGAAGAGAATAAGCAGGTTATTTTGCCGAGGAGCCAGTTGTCGTGGGACATTCACCAGACTTACCGTCTAAAATTTGTCTGGCAAAGTGATACGGTTCGGTTCTTTCGGAATGACACCCTTTTAATTAAAATCGGGCAGTCTCACTCCTTTTTGCTTCGTTATATTTTTCTCGGCCGGGATCGAACGATCAGTGGAGATTATTTTACGGATTATGAGTACCAACAATATCCGGCCATGGTGGGTCCCATTTTTTCGGATTTAGTTGTTAAAAAGATAATTGCTGATTCAAGTAACGTTTCTCTCAAAATGAACTCGTTTAAACTGGTGAGCAGATATGCCAATGCCGCGCGGCTCAAATGGGAATTATCCTCAAAGGGAATTTCACAATTGATCTACCGGTCAGTGGGATCTGTCACATGGGACAGCACGGCCATTTTGGGTCCGCCGCGCAAGGCTTTCGAGTATTCAATTGGTGGTTTAGCTCCGGCGGAAAATTATGAAGCACGAGTTATTTTGTTCAACGATGATGGCTCAACGAATGTGAGTTCCCCTGTTTATTTCCAAACAACAGATTCAGGGATTTATCTCTTTAAACCAAAACAGGATTCCTTTACGGAGGATGTCGGAATTATCGGGCCCTATCGGAATATTGCCAATATGGGATGGCTCTATTTGATGACCGGAAAATCACGGAATACGTTTCTGTTGTTTCCTTCCTTTCCCGGTGGGAAAATACCGAATCGCGCCTCTCTCCGGATGCACATTCGAAATAAGCAGGGAACTATTTCGGATATTTGCGTGAGTCGGGTCTATTCGCCGTGGAAGGAGTCATCCATTACCTGGGAATCACAGCCGCAAATTGAAGACAGTTGTCTCTCGGAAGTCCGTGGAGACAACCTTATGCCGGGTACCTGGTTGACAATCCCCTTACATTTAGAGTCCTTTACAGACAGTACATTGAATCTTGCACTCACTACAAGGGATACCGGGTGGGTATCCTTTGATTCAAGAGAATCTCTGGCCAATCAACCGGAGCTTATTCTTGATTACGGAAGTGAACAGAGGGTGAAAATTGAGCTTTTTTCGCCTCCGCCCAATTACAAAACCCGCTATCCCATTCTTAACGTCAGCGGAAAAGTGTCAGACTCCGATGTGATAAGTGTTACGATAAATGGTACCCTTTGTGTCCCGAATGATGACAGCACGTTTGCAGGCCAGATTCATTTGCACGAGGGCGGCAATCTGATTCAGGTAACAGCAGTCGATTTTTTCGGAGATGTTACACAGGACACATTGTTTGTCACATTGGATACAACCCCGCCCTCTCTGGTAAATCAGTCTGTCCCTCTGATCACGGCATCCAGTGCAACCCTCTCCTGGGATACCAATGAACCCTCAAGGGGTTTTGTAAGCTACGGACTCTCAACTGGGAGGGAAGATACGTTGCGGATGGATTCCTCCTTTACAACCTCTCATAAGCTGAACCTGATCAATCTGATTCCGAAATCAGATTATAAATATTATATTTATGTTTCAGATTCTTTGGGGAATTTGGGGGTATGGGGACCCTACGATTTTGTTACGAAAGAAGCAAATCAACTGAAAGTCTCCCTCACATTTGATTATTTCGGAGATTCAACGAAGGTGATTGATCGTGTCCTGGTTAATTTTTATGCCGATGGACAGAAAGTGAAAGTTGATACGGCAGCGAATGGAAGCGTGAACGAATCGAATGTGATTTTTAAAAACACGTGTGAATTAAACTGGGTAAAAAGCGATTCTCTTTCTTCCAATTCAGCTATCCACATGTATGACGCCGCCCTTACAGCCCTGTATTCGATTGGACGCATGCAATTGGATTCTTTACAAAGGATCGCAGCCGATGTGGATGTAGGGGGTTCGATAACCATGTACGATGCCGCCCAGATTGCCCGTTTTTCTGTGGGTTTGTCTGTTCCGAAATCGTCCCATGTTGGGCAATGGAAATTCCTCCCGGACAGCCTGGTTATAACCAGCCCGGAAACGCTCAAGTGCAATTGTAGGGTCACGGGAATTCTTTTGGGTGATGTTCATAAAGACTGGCAATCGGAGTCGCATCTGGTTAAAACGGTCAATTCCCCGGGAGACAAGTGGGTGGCACAGCAGGTGACACTCAATAGAGATACCTTAGTCATCAATATTCCCCTTAATGTTGGGGATAAAAGAAATCATTTTTCATTTTTGGCGAATGTGGATTACGGCCCGGCCGATTTGAAGTTTTTGGGCTACTCGGAATACGGATCGACAAAGATAAATATCTTTCAAAATCCAACCCAATCCGGCCTAAAAATTGGGGGATTTAGCACCCGTCCGATCAATGGGAATTCGGTTCGGCTCCGATTTTTGAATGGCGCCCAGGGGAATTCTGTGAAAATACAAGGATTGAGGGTACTGATTGATGGCGAGAAAATAATTGATGCAGCTCAAATAAATGTGGAGAAAGAAAAGAGGCCTGGGCCTCATACGTTTGAATTGTTTCAGAATTATCCCAATCCGTTTAATGGAAATACACAAATACAATATGTACTCCCCCAGAAAGGATGGGTCACTCTTGTAATTTTTAACCAAAGGGGAGAAGCGGTAAAACATATTTTGAAAAAGGAAATGCCTGCAGGGATGCACAAGGTCTTTTGGAATGGAACAAATGATTTGGGACGAAAAATATCCTCGGGATTATATTTTATGCGGCTAACTTACAACGGACAACAGAAAATAACCAAGCTATTGTATATTAAATGA